A window of the Zeugodacus cucurbitae isolate PBARC_wt_2022May chromosome 4, idZeuCucr1.2, whole genome shotgun sequence genome harbors these coding sequences:
- the LOC105211521 gene encoding AFG3-like protein 2: MAHRLIQSAKAMERCLRRSYVTNNINFRISNRNVTETHKFVPTPVIQFLLEQVQYFCKKPPKGFEKYFDEGKSADKKRSDNEASKSKESKPSVGKESSSSTSSTNKSDWSFGMFTNSSKGSQGNRGAGGGGGRPIGEGSGGDREKWIIFGAVSAVALLASIAFFEMGYKEISWKEFVNNYLNKGLVEKLEVVNKKWVRVRILPGNSQDASGVLWFNIGSVDSFERNLETAQTDLGVEPLNYVPVIYRTEVEASALTGLLPTLLIIGFLVYMMRRSADMMGGGRGRKGGGLFGGVMQSTAKLINSNEIGVRFKDVAGCEEAKIEIMEFVNFLKNPQQYIDLGAKIPKGAMLTGPPGTGKTLLAKATAGEANVPFISVSGSEFLEMFVGVGPSRVRDMFAMARKHAPCILFIDEIDAVGRKRGGKSFGGHSEQENTLNQLLVEMDGFNTTTNVVVLAATNRVDILDKALMRPGRFDRQIFVPAPDIKGRANIFKVHLGPLKTDLDKQDLARKMAALTPGFTGADIANVCNEAALIAARDSLDSIMMKNFEQAIERVIAGMEKKTNVLAPEEKKTVAHHEAGHAVAGWFLEFADPLLKVSIIPRGKGLGYAQYLPKDQYLLSKEQLFDRMCMTLGGRVAEELFFNRITTGAQDDLKKITDSAYAQIVRFGMNEKVGQVSFDAGQQGDAVFTKPYSEETAQLIDSEVRVLIHQAHQRTTELLTKHKEDVRRVAERLLKNEILSRDDMIELLGPRPFKEKSTYEEFVEGTGSFEEDTSLPKGLQNWNKEKEEETKDTPPPKPVPTP, from the exons ATGGCGCACAGATTGATTCAATCTGCGAAAGCTATGGAACGGTGCCTTCGTAGAAGTTACGTTACCAACAATATAAATTTTAGGATTTCTAATAGAAATGTGACAGAAACACATAAATTCGTTCCAACACCAGTCATACAATTTTTGTTGGAACAAGTTCAATACTTTTGCAAAAAACCACCAAAAGGCTTTGAAAAGTACTTTGATGAAGGGAAGTCAGCAGACAAGAAACGATCTGATAATGAAGCGTCCAAATCGAAAGAGAGCAAACCTTCAGTTGGTAAAGAAAGTAGCTCCAGCACATCTTCAACAAATAAAAGTGATTGGAGTTTTGGTATGTTTACAAACAGTTCGAAAGGGTCACAAGGAAATCGAGGAgctggtggtggcggtggtcgGCCTATAGGAGAAGGTTCAGGAGGAGACCGTGAAAAGTGGATAATTTTTGGAGCTGTTAGCGCTGTTGCATTACTGGCGTCAATAGCATTTTTCGAAATGGGATATAAAGAAATTTCGTGGaaggaatttgtaaataa CTATCTAAATAAGGGTCTGGTGGAAAAATTGGAGGTGGTCAACAAGAAGTGGGTTCGCGTGCGTATACTTCCGGGAAATTCACAAGATGCTAGTGGTGTTCTTTGGTTTAATATCGGCAGTGTAGACTCTTTTGAACGTAATCTAGAAACTGCTCAGACAGACCTTGGTGTTGAACCACTGAATTATGTGCCTGTTATATACCGCACGGAAGTAGAAGCGTCCGCATTGACCGGCCTTTTGCCAACACTCCTAATAATCGGATTTTTGGTGTATATGATGCGTAGATCAGCTGATATGATGGGCGGTGGACGTGGGAGAAAAGGCGGTGGATTGTTTGGCGGCGTTATGCAATCCACAGCAAAACTTattaattcaaatgaaattggcGTACGCTTTAA GGACGTTGCAGGTTGTGAGGAGGCCAAAATAGAAATTATGGAATTTGTGAACTTCTTAAAAAATCCCCAACAATATATTGACCTCGGCGCAAAGATACCCAAAGGTGCTATGCTTACTGGGCCACCTGGAACTGGAAAAACTTTGCTGGCAAAGGCAACGGCTGGCGAAGCAAATGTTCCTTTCATAAGCGTATCCGGCTCAGAGTTTCTGGAGatgtttgttggtgttggtcCATCACGTGTTCGCGATATGTTTGCGATGGCTAGAAAGCACGCACCctgtattttgtttattgatgaaattgatGCTGTTGGACGAAAGCGTGGTGGAAAATCTTTTGGCGGACATTCCGAACAAGAGAACACATTAAATCAATTGTTGGTTGAAATGGACGGCTTTAATACAACTACTAACGTTGTGGTTCTAGCAGCAACTAATCGTGTTGATATATTAGACAAAGCGCTGATGCGTCCAGGGAGATTTGATCGTCAAATTTTTGTTCCAGCACCTGACATTAAAGGACGTGCCAACATTTTCAAA gtACATCTGGGACCTCTAAAGACTGATTTGGATAAACAAGATCTTGCCCGCAAAATGGCAGCATTAACTCCCGGCTTCACTGGTGCGGACATTGCGAACGTATGCAATGAAGCTGCTCTTATAGCTGCGCGTGATTCGTTGGATTCCATTATGATGAAAAATTTTGAGCAGGCGATCGAGCGAGTTATAGCAGGTATGGAGAAAAAGACCAATGTTTTAGCCCCGGAGGAAAAGAAAACCGTGGCGCATCACGAAGCCGGTCACGCAGTTGCGGGTTGGTTTTTGGAGTTCGCCGATCCTCTGTTAAAAGTCTCAATTATACCGCGTGGAAAAGGCCTCGGATATGCCCAGTATTTGCCTAAAGATCAGTACTTACTTTCAAAGGAGCAACTTTTTGATAGAATGTGCATGACTCTGGGCGGTCGAGTTGCCGAAGAGTTATTCTTTAATCGCATTACAACTGGAGCACaggatgatttaaaaaaaataacagatAGCGCTTATGCTCAAATTGTGCGTTTCGGTATGAATGAGAAAGTTGGTCAAGTGAGCTTCGATGCGGGCCAGCAGGGAGATGCTGTTTTCACTAAACCTTACTCGGAAGAGACTGCACAATTGATTGATAGTGAAGTTCGTGTTCTTATTCATCAAGCTCATCAACGCACCACAGAATTGTTGACAAAACACAAGGAAGATGTGCGTCGGGTCGCCGAACGtctattaaaaaatgaaattttgagtCGCGATGATATGATTGAACTGCTAGGTCCAAGACCATTCAAAGAAAAGTCTACATATGAAGAATTCGTGGAAGGCACGGGTTCTTTCGAAGAAGACACATCATTACCCAAGGGCTTGCAGAATTGGAACAAGGAAAAAGAGGAGGAGACCAAAGATACACCACCACCGAAACCTGTTCCAACGCCCTAG